The following coding sequences are from one Methanosarcina sp. WWM596 window:
- a CDS encoding PLP-dependent aspartate aminotransferase family protein, translated as MERKLKFATKCVHAGEKPDPVFGAHTTPIFQTSTFIFEDVEQGAARFAGEKAGYVYARIPPNTPTHAVLAEKVAVLEGGEAGQTFASGMAAITAVVLTTLKQGDHLISTDVVYGCTYSLFSEVLPRFGIDVSFVDTSDIANVRAAFKPETKMVFLESPANPTITVCDIREIAGFARAQGAICVADNTFATPYFQKPLLLGVDVSLSSCTKYIGGHADLLGGVVVGSRDFMKSLGKVVGYTGGIMGPHEAWLCIRGLKTLHIRMERHAENALKVASFLESHPAVVWVRYPGLSSHPQHEVAKKQMSGYGGMLSFEVRGGIEAGRRFMDSVRLCSLAVSLGATDTLIQHPASMTHACVPGHIRNKVGIKDGLVRLSVGIEDPEDIIADLEQALSKF; from the coding sequence ATGGAAAGAAAACTTAAGTTCGCAACTAAATGCGTGCATGCAGGAGAAAAGCCTGACCCTGTCTTCGGGGCGCATACGACTCCTATCTTTCAGACTTCAACCTTTATTTTTGAGGATGTTGAACAGGGCGCTGCTAGATTTGCAGGAGAGAAAGCCGGGTATGTATATGCAAGAATCCCTCCGAACACACCTACACATGCGGTCCTTGCCGAAAAAGTTGCTGTGCTTGAGGGTGGAGAGGCGGGACAGACCTTTGCTTCAGGAATGGCTGCAATAACTGCAGTTGTGCTCACTACCCTTAAACAGGGAGACCACCTGATCTCAACGGATGTAGTGTACGGTTGCACCTACAGCCTCTTTTCAGAAGTCCTGCCCAGGTTCGGGATAGATGTCAGTTTTGTTGATACGTCCGATATAGCAAATGTGAGGGCAGCCTTTAAGCCGGAAACTAAAATGGTCTTTCTGGAATCGCCTGCCAATCCCACAATAACTGTCTGTGACATCAGGGAGATTGCCGGGTTTGCAAGGGCACAGGGCGCCATCTGCGTCGCAGACAACACCTTCGCCACGCCGTATTTCCAGAAACCTCTTCTGCTCGGGGTGGACGTTTCCCTCAGTAGCTGTACAAAATACATAGGTGGGCACGCAGACCTGCTCGGCGGGGTCGTTGTAGGAAGCAGGGATTTCATGAAAAGCCTGGGAAAGGTTGTCGGATATACAGGCGGGATCATGGGCCCGCATGAGGCCTGGCTCTGCATCAGGGGGCTTAAGACCCTGCACATCCGGATGGAAAGACATGCCGAAAACGCCCTGAAGGTTGCGAGCTTCCTTGAGTCCCACCCCGCAGTAGTATGGGTAAGGTATCCCGGGCTTTCAAGCCACCCCCAGCACGAAGTCGCAAAAAAACAGATGAGCGGGTATGGGGGAATGCTCTCTTTTGAGGTCCGGGGCGGAATTGAAGCCGGGCGCAGGTTTATGGACAGCGTCAGGCTCTGTTCCCTTGCAGTCAGCCTCGGGGCAACTGATACCCTTATCCAGCACCCTGCTTCCATGACCCATGCCTGTGTTCCCGGGCATATAAGAAATAAGGTAGGAATTAAAGACGGTCTTGTCAGGCTGTCTGTGGGAATTGAGGACCCTGAGGATATAATTGCAGACCTTGAACAGGCTCTTTCGAAATTTTAA
- a CDS encoding type 1 glutamine amidotransferase domain-containing protein, translating to MKALVFGADGFEDLELFYPYHRLKEEGITTHVASMKKGLITGKHGYEIDADIAFKDVNPADYDILVISGGKGPEKMRLDKDALEIVKHFFKENKPVAAICHGPQVLVSAGVIKGRKATCWLGIRDDIIAAGALYEDNEVVVDGNLVSSRNPGDLFAFGREMIKLLK from the coding sequence ATGAAAGCACTTGTATTCGGAGCCGATGGTTTTGAAGACCTCGAACTTTTTTACCCTTACCACCGTTTAAAAGAAGAAGGTATTACCACACATGTCGCTTCTATGAAGAAGGGATTGATTACAGGAAAGCATGGGTATGAGATCGATGCCGATATCGCCTTTAAGGATGTAAACCCTGCAGATTATGACATCCTTGTGATATCCGGTGGAAAAGGGCCTGAAAAAATGAGGCTTGACAAAGATGCCCTTGAGATTGTAAAACATTTTTTCAAAGAAAACAAACCCGTTGCTGCAATCTGCCACGGTCCCCAGGTTCTTGTTTCGGCAGGCGTTATAAAAGGCAGGAAGGCCACCTGCTGGCTAGGGATAAGGGATGACATTATAGCTGCAGGCGCGCTTTACGAAGACAATGAGGTTGTAGTGGATGGAAATTTGGTATCATCAAGGAACCCCGGAGACCTTTTTGCTTTTGGAAGGGAAATGATCAAACTGCTGAAATAA
- a CDS encoding metal-dependent hydrolase, which yields MLLFGHIGVTLGVFFGFAFFIPQLRTIIDPTYLVIGSLLPDLIDKPLGMVIFSSTIANGRIIAHTLLFSFTLFLTGLYLYDKSGDIKVLTLATGSIFHLMEDKMWASPRTLFWPLLGWRFRKNPHQTGLKYLLTLFKKSFREL from the coding sequence ATGCTTCTTTTTGGACATATTGGCGTCACGTTGGGGGTATTTTTCGGATTTGCATTTTTCATACCACAATTAAGGACCATTATAGATCCAACATACCTGGTCATTGGATCACTCCTTCCAGACTTAATAGATAAACCTCTAGGAATGGTTATCTTTTCTTCTACCATTGCAAACGGACGGATAATAGCTCATACATTGTTATTTTCTTTTACCCTCTTTCTGACAGGTTTATACTTATATGATAAAAGTGGAGATATCAAAGTCCTTACCCTTGCAACAGGTTCTATTTTTCACCTTATGGAAGATAAGATGTGGGCATCACCTCGAACTTTATTTTGGCCTCTCCTGGGATGGCGTTTCCGCAAAAATCCGCATCAAACTGGACTAAAATACTTATTGACACTTTTTAAAAAATCATTTAGAGAGTTATAA
- a CDS encoding orotate phosphoribosyltransferase-like protein: MKDIEDLIQKAVELQNSGLITAQIADELNVSRETVTWLLTRSKKEETTPAPKDISVNWSSIGKSAQRLHNISLALCDMVLETLEKANADVDVVVGIAANGIPLASMMAYELGADLAIYHRTGQDIAHAGNRGTISRNFGSVAGKNCVIVDDVVTTGSTSMEVIGKLREMDAKPRVVAVLVDKKGADTISNVPIQSLVKIVRLD, encoded by the coding sequence ATGAAGGATATAGAAGATTTAATCCAGAAAGCTGTGGAACTGCAGAATAGCGGGCTTATTACCGCCCAGATTGCCGATGAACTCAACGTTTCAAGGGAAACGGTTACCTGGCTTTTAACCCGTTCAAAAAAAGAAGAAACAACCCCCGCTCCAAAAGATATTTCTGTAAACTGGAGCAGTATAGGGAAAAGTGCTCAACGTCTCCATAATATTTCGCTTGCACTTTGCGACATGGTGCTTGAGACCCTGGAAAAGGCAAATGCCGATGTAGACGTGGTTGTTGGTATTGCTGCCAATGGTATTCCTCTGGCAAGCATGATGGCATATGAACTGGGTGCAGATTTAGCTATTTATCATCGTACAGGACAGGATATAGCTCATGCAGGCAACAGAGGGACCATAAGCAGAAATTTTGGATCCGTTGCCGGTAAAAACTGTGTTATTGTGGATGATGTAGTTACCACCGGTTCAACAAGTATGGAAGTGATTGGGAAGCTGAGAGAAATGGATGCAAAACCAAGAGTTGTAGCGGTACTGGTCGACAAAAAAGGTGCAGATACAATCTCTAATGTTCCAATTCAGTCTCTTGTAAAAATTGTACGTTTGGACTGA
- a CDS encoding transcriptional regulator protein, which translates to MKDSEVKMLDENDHIFIKALSDLGMSRNAATAMAYLMTVNEASSQEIEISTRLRQPEVSLAIRLMHSQSWISVRSEKKPGKGRPMKIYSLIAPVDEIISYYEDKIYKESQATISAIKKLKVMSKQVSFTPSK; encoded by the coding sequence ATGAAAGATTCTGAAGTAAAAATGTTGGACGAAAACGACCATATTTTTATTAAAGCATTAAGTGATCTCGGGATGTCAAGAAATGCTGCTACAGCCATGGCGTATCTTATGACTGTAAACGAAGCTTCATCCCAGGAAATAGAAATAAGTACTAGATTAAGACAACCTGAAGTCAGTCTTGCAATAAGGCTAATGCACAGCCAATCCTGGATCAGTGTGCGCTCAGAAAAAAAGCCCGGGAAAGGGCGACCAATGAAGATTTATTCTCTGATAGCACCTGTTGACGAGATCATAAGTTATTATGAAGACAAGATTTACAAAGAATCTCAGGCAACAATCTCAGCAATCAAGAAACTGAAAGTAATGAGCAAACAGGTGTCTTTCACTCCCTCAAAATGA
- a CDS encoding rhodanese-like domain-containing protein: MNKQYLSGSAILIALLIIAPGIAGSVPEIDCTVSAGYKNVTPCVASEILEQKCVFILDVRTPAEYKYGHVEGAKLIPLKNVPAYDLVNLSDSYLLPNRMDEFPVNKNTKILVFCKTGKRGAAASQLIADAGYKRVYNIQNGIDSWVNAGYPLVFDSTEWTVRYPSNL; this comes from the coding sequence TTGAATAAACAATACTTGTCAGGTTCTGCAATTCTGATTGCGCTTCTCATAATTGCCCCGGGTATTGCAGGATCAGTACCTGAGATTGATTGTACTGTTTCTGCTGGATACAAAAATGTTACGCCCTGTGTTGCTAGTGAGATACTCGAACAAAAATGTGTGTTTATTCTGGATGTTCGTACCCCCGCTGAATACAAATACGGGCATGTTGAAGGAGCAAAACTGATCCCATTAAAAAATGTGCCGGCATATGATCTTGTTAATTTATCCGATAGTTACCTATTGCCGAATAGAATGGATGAATTTCCAGTGAATAAAAATACAAAAATACTTGTTTTTTGTAAAACAGGAAAAAGAGGTGCTGCTGCAAGCCAGTTGATAGCAGATGCGGGTTACAAAAGAGTATATAACATTCAGAATGGTATCGATTCGTGGGTAAATGCTGGGTATCCCCTTGTATTTGACTCTACAGAATGGACAGTCCGTTATCCTTCAAATCTATGA